A region from the Benincasa hispida cultivar B227 chromosome 12, ASM972705v1, whole genome shotgun sequence genome encodes:
- the LOC120092577 gene encoding chalcone synthase J-like, translating to MATVDEILKGQRAEGVASVLAIGTAVPSNCIEQSTYPDYYFRITNNEHKTELKQKFKRMCEKSKIERRYMLLTEEILKANPKICAYEAPSLDSRQDIAIVEVPKLGKQAAVNALRQWGRPTADITHLIFCTSSGVDMPGADYRLTNLLGLRPSVKRFMIYQQGCFAGATVLRLLKDLAENNRSARVLAVCSEITAVTFRGPSESHLDSLVGQALFGDGAAAIIVGSDPIPGLERPIFEIISAGQTILPDSDGAIDGHLREVGLTFHLLKDVPALVSNNIRRTLVEAFGPLGLSTDWNSIFWIVHPGGPAILDQIEMELGLEPEKLRASRHVLREYGNMSSACVLFILDEMRKKSIQNGDKTTGEGLEWGVLFGFGPGLTVETVVLRSVPI from the exons ATGGCGACGGTGGACGAGATTTTGAAGGGTCAAAGGGCAGAGGGAGTTGCTAGTGTTTTGGCTATAGGAACTGCAGTTCCATCTAATTGCATTGAACAAAGCACATATCCAGATTACTATTTTCGTATAACAAATAATGAGCATAAAACTGAGCTCAAACAGAAATTCAAGCGCATGT GTGAAAAGTCAAAAATCGAGAGGCGATATATGCTGCTAACAGAAGAGATTCTAAAAGCAAACCCAAAAATCTGTGCCTACGAAGCTCCTTCTCTCGACTCTAGACAAGACATTGCCATCGTCGAAGTTCCAAAGCTCGGAAAACAAGCCGCCGTCAACGCCCTCCGGCAATGGGGCCGCCCCACCGCCGACATTACCCACTTAATCTTCTGCACCAGCAGCGGCGTCGACATGCCCGGCGCCGATTACCGCCTCACCAACCTCCTCGGCCTCCGCCCCTCCGTCAAGCGTTTCATGATCTACCAACAGGGCTGCTTCGCCGGCGCCACCGTCCTCCGCCTCCTCAAAGACCTCGCCGAAAACAACCGCTCCGCCCGTGTCCTCGCCGTCTGCTCCGAGATCACCGCCGTCACGTTCCGTGGGCCGAGCGAGTCCCATCTCGACAGCCTGGTGGGCCAGGCCCTATTCGGCGATGGGGCCGCTGCAATCATTGTGGGCTCGGATCCAATTCCTGGGCTTGAAAGGCCCATTTTCGAAATAATCTCTGCGGGCCAAACCATTTTGCCTGATAGCGATGGGGCCATTGATGGGCATTTACGTGAAGTTGGGCTAACATTTCACCTTCTCAAGGATGTTCCTGCGCTTGTGTCCAACAACATTCGGAGAACTCTTGTAGAGGCTTTTGGGCCTTTGGGCCTTTCTACTGATTGGAACTCGATTTTCTGGATTGTACATCCTGGTGGGCCGGCGATTTTGGACCAGATTGAAATGGAATTGGGCCTTGAGCCTGAGAAGTTGCGAGCCTCGAGGCACGTGCTTAGGGAGTACGGGAACATGTCGAGCGCGTGCGTGTTGTTTATTTTGGATGAGATGAGGAAGAAGTCAATCCAAAATGGGGATAAGACCACTGGGGAAGGACTCGAATGGGGAGTGTTGTTTGGGTTTGGGCCTGGGCTTACTGTTGAAACTGTAGTCCTTCGTAGTGTGCCTATTTAG
- the LOC120067232 gene encoding uncharacterized protein sll0005, protein MDAAAPQLVSCGIDTIRHRTLPSRLPFPKTTVRTRKRAGKVLAVATEPKPTNSSPKKSVNGSARSPPAPKAVNGVSTKIGDVSKEIKRVRAQMEENEELAILMRGLRGQNLKDSLFAEDNVELRLVEVDESSEFLPLAYDPASISAYWGKRPRAVATRIVQLLSVAGGFLSHIAWDIINKKIKENEVERAIELREIVTSLGPAYIKLGQALSIRPDILSPVAMTELQKLCDKVPSFPDDVAMALIEEELGQPWQNIYSELSPSPIAAASLGQVYKGRLKENGDLVAVKVQRPFVLETVTIDLFIIRNLGLVLRRFPQISLDVVGLVDEWAARFFEELDYVNEGENGTRFAEMMRKDLPQVVVPKTYKKYTSRKVLTTGWIDGEKLSQSTENDVGELVNVGVICYLKQLLDTGFFHADPHPGNLIRTPDGKLAILDFGLVTKLTDDQKYGMIEAIAHLIHRDYSAIVKDFVKLGFIPEGVNLEPILPVLAKVFDQALEGGGAKNINFQELASDLAQITFDYPFRIPPYFALIIRAIGVLEGIALVGNSDFAIVDEAYPYIAQRLLTDESPRLRNALRYTIYGKSGVFDAERFIDVMQAFENFITAAKSGGGEDLNGDMAELGGLETRTASSFPQFLPAPREFQQKQPIETRASLAFLLSDRGNFFREFLLDEIVKGIDAITREQLVRLMSIFGIRNTTPVFNMVPSIGPFKPVALLPSITEEDRVILNNVQKILEFLTAGSSISTTSKEGVDVVRVIQELLPVLPGISATVLPEVLSRLSSRVIARLIRDTML, encoded by the exons ATGGACGCAGCAGCACCACAGCTCGTGTCCTGTGGAATCGACACAATTCGTCACCGAACACTACCATCGCGCCTTCCGTTTCCGAAAACGACCGTCAGAACTCGCAAGCGCGCCGGTAAGGTTCTTGCAGTTGCGACTGAGCCGAAACCGACTAATTCTTCTCCAAAGAAATCCGTCAATGGATCAGCCAGGTCTCCCCCGGCCCCTAAAGCTGTCAACGGAGTTTCCACT AAAATTGGAGATGTTTCAAAGGAAATTAAAAGAGTCAGAGCCCAGatggaagaaaatgaagagTTGGCAATACTCATGAGAGGACTACGAGGACAGAATTTAAAAGATTCCCTTTTTGCAGAGGATAATGTTGAGCTCCGTCTTGTTGAG GTAGATGAGAGCAGTGAGTTCTTGCCTTTGGCTTATGATCCTGCAAGCATATCTGCATATTGGGGGAAAAGACCACGTGCTGTAGCAACTCGAATCGTTCAGTTGCTTTCTGTTGCTGGAGGCTTTCTCTCACATATTGCCTGGGATATCATAAACAAGAAAATTAAGGAG AATGAAGTTGAAAGAGCCATTGAATTAAGGGAGATTGTGACCTCATTGGGTCCAGCATATATTAAGCTAGGACAAGCTCTGAGCATTCGACCAGATATTCTGTCACCTGTTGCAATGACTGAGCTGCAAAAGCTTTGTGATAAG GTTCCTTCATTTCCCGATGATGTTGCCATGGCTCTCATTGAAGAGGAACTTGGTCAACCATGGCAGAACATTTATTCTGAACTTTCTCCTTCCCCGATTGCTGCTG CTTCTTTAGGACAGGTATATAAGGGtcgtttaaaagaaaatggtgaTCTGGTGGCTGTTAAAGTTCAGAGGCCTTTCGTTCTAGAGACTGTGACTATCGATTTGTTTATCATACGAAATTTGGGCTTGGTCCTTCGGAGGTTTCCTCAG ATCTCTTTAGATGTGGTTGGTTTGGTGGATGAATGGGCAGCTCGCTTCTTTGAGGAGCTAGATTATGTGAATGAGGGTGAAAATGGGACACGCTTTGCTGAGATGATGAGAAAGGATCTTCCACAG GTGGTTGTTccaaaaacatacaaaaaatATACTTCAAGGAAGGTTCTCACAACAGGATGGATAGATGGAGAGAAGCTGTCCCAAAGCACGGAAAATGATGTCGGGGAACTTGTGAATGTGGGAGTCATATGCTACTTAAAGCAG TTACTTGACACTGGATTCTTCCATGCTGACCCTCATCCTGGGAATTTGATCCGCACTCCAGACGGAAAGTTAGCCATACTTGATTTCG GTTTAGTCACAAAGTTAACTGATGATCAGAAGTATGGAATGATTGAAGCAATCGCACATCTCATTCATCGAGATTATTCTGCTATAGTCAAAGACTTTGTTAAGCTTGGGTTTATCCCAGAGGGTGTTAATTTGGAACCAATCTTGCCAGTCCTAGCAAAGGTTTTTGATCAGGCTCTTGAAGGTGGAGGTGCAAAGAACATCAACTTCCAGGAGCTGGCTTCAGATTTAGCTCAGATAACATTTGACTATCCATTTCGGATACCTCCATATTTTGCTCTTATAATTAGGGCAATTGGGGTTCTAGAAGGAATAGCTTTAGTGGGAAACTCTGATTTTGCCATTGTTGATGAGGCGTATCCTTATATTGCCCAG AGACTTCTGACTGACGAGTCCCCAAGGTTAAGGAATGCCTTACGATACACAATCTATGGGAAGTCTGGAGTATTTGATGCTGAGAGATTCATTGATGTTATGCAAGCCTTTGAGAACTTCATAACTGCTGCTAAAAGTGGTGGTGGAGAGGATCTTAATGGAGATATGGCCGAGCTTGGTGGTCTGGAAACCCGAACAGCATCTTCCTTTCCTCAGTTTCTTCCCGCTCCCCGCGAATTCCAGCAAAAGCAACCAATTGAAACAAGGGCTTCCTTAGCCTTTCTGCTGTCTGATAGAGGGAACTTTTTTCGAGAATTTCTTCTTGATGAG ATTGTGAAGGGCATTGATGCAATCACAAGGGAGCAGTTAGTCCGCTTAATGTCAATCTTTGGAATTAGAAATACTACACCAGTTTTTAACATGGTTCCTTCCATTGGACCATTCAAGCCTGTTGCATTGCTACCCTCGATAACAGAAGAAGACAGAGTCATACTAAATAATGTTCAAAAGATTCTCGAGTTCTTAACGGCAGGAAGTTCGATTTCAACAACATCTAAAGAG GGTGTGGATGTTGTTCGAGTTATTCAAGAGCTTCTTCCAGTTTTGCCAGGCATCTCAGCTACAGTTCTTCCTGAGGTGCTCAGTCGATTATCTTCCCGGGTAATTGCCCGGTTAATTCGCGATACAATGTTATGA